The window GCAATTACATCGCCACGTTCGGCGTATTGCCGCTGTACGACGTCGAACAATGTTATCTGTGCCAGGCCTCTTTGCAGGAACGCGGGCTGAGCCAGGTGACCGGCTGGGTATTGGACGCCGAAGTGCTGGCGCCGGATGAGCTGCGCAACATGCTGGCCAGTTATGATGCGGTGATGACCTTTTAGGAATTTTTGATGCTGTATACCCTGAGCCATTCTCCCACTCAATGCGATTTACCTGCGCTGCTGCGCCTGACGGCGGCGGGCGATGACCTGCTGTTGTTGCAGGACGGCGTGCTGGCCGGGCTGGCCGGCAGCGCGCATCTTGAATTGCTGCTCGGCGCCCCCATATCCCTGTATGCGCTGCAGGACGACCTGGAAGCCAGAGGGTTGTCTGGTCATTTTTCGCACAGAATCACCGTCATCGGCTATAATCACTTCGTTGAATTAACCGAAAAACACCGCAGCCAAATGGCCTGGTGATGAGAGTGATGTTGTATATTTCTTGACACCTCTACTGGTCAGCCATAAAATTCTGCGTCCTCGTACTTTGCCAGTAGTGCATACGAGGGGATTTATCACATGTTTACGAAGCTAGTACGAAGCAAAAACCAGGAGCTTTTTTAATGGCAACAATTAATCAGCTGGTTCGCAAACCACGCTCTGTGAAGGCTGCTAAAAGCAACGTTCCAGCGCTGGAAGCTTGCCCGCAGAAACGTGGCGTATGTACCCGCGTATATACCACCACCCCGAAAAAACCAAACTCCGCACTGCGTAAAGTTTGCCGTGTGCGTTTGACCAACGGTTTCGAAGTGACTTCCTACATCGGTGGTGAAGGTCACAACCTGCAGGAACACTCCGTGATCCTGATCCGTGGCGGTCGTGTTAAAGACCTGCCAGGTGTGCGTTACCACACCGTTCGTGGCGCACTTGACTGCTCCGGTGTTAAAGACCGTAAGCAAGCTCGTTCCAAGTACGGCGTGAAGAAGCCAAAGGCTTAATGGTTCTCCGTTAAGTAAGGCCAAACATTTTCACTTTAATGTCAAAATAAACTCGTAGAGTTTTGGACAATCCTGAATTAACAACGGAGTATTTCCATGCCACGTCGTCGCGTAATCGGCCAACGTAAAATCCTGCCAGATCCTAAGTTCGGATCCGAGCTGTTGGCCAAATTTGTAAATATCCTGATGGTAGATGGTAAAAAATCTACTGCAGAAGCAATCGTCTATACCGCGCTGGAGACCCTGGCTCAGCGTTCTGGTAAAGAACATCTGGAAGCTTTCGAAGTCGCTCTCGACAACGTTCGCCCGACTGTAGAAGTTAAGTCGCGCCGCGTTGGTGGTTCTACTTATCAGGTACCAGTTGAAGTCCGCCCGGTCCGTCGTAATGCTCTGGCAATGCGTTGGATCGTTGATGCTGCACGTAAACGCGGTGATAAATCCATGGCTCTGCGCCTGGCGAACGAGCTGTCTGACGCAGCAGAGAACAAAGGTTCTGCTGTTAAGAAGCGTGAAGACGTTCACCGTATGGCCGAAGCCAACAAGGCGTTCGCCCACTACCGCTGGTAATTGCCACGCAGTAGTTATGCTAACCAAGCGGGCGCGTCAAGCCAACCCGCTTGGGTTAACCGAACTTGAACGCCCTAGGAATAGAGGAATCAAATGGCTCGTACAACACCCATTGAGCGCTATCGTAACATCGGTATCAGTGCTCACATCGACGCCGGTAAAACCACCACTACCGAACGTATTCTGTTCTACACCGGTGTAAACCACAAAATCGGTGAAGTTCATGACGGCGCTGCCACCATGGACTGGATGGAACAGGAGCAGGAGCGTGGTATTACCATCACTTCTGCAGCGACAACTGCTTTCTGGTCTGGTATGGCCAAGCAGTTTGAGCCGCACCGCGTAAACATCATCGACACCCCAGGGCACGTTGACTTCACCATCGAAGTAGAACGTTCCATGCGTGTTCTTGATGGTGCGGTAATGGTTTACTGTGCTGTTGGTGGTGTTCAGCCGCAGTCTGAAACCGTATGGCGTCAGGCTAACAAATACAAAGTTCCACGCATCGCGTTCGTTAACAAAATGGACCGTATGGGTGCTAACTTCCTGAAAGTTGTTGGTCAGATCAAATCTCGTCTGGGCGCGAATCCAGTGCCATTGCAGCTGGCTATCGGCGCAGAAGAGAAATTCACCGGCGTTATCGACCTGGTGAAAATGAAAGCCATCAACTGGAACGAAGACGATGCAGGCGTGACCTTCGAATACGAAGAGATCCCGGCTGACATGCAAGAGCTGGCCGCAGAATGGCACCAGAACCTGGTTGAATCTGCAGCTGAAGCTTCTGATGAGCTGATGGACAAGTACCTGGGCGGCGAAGAGCTGACCGAGGAAGAAATCAAGACCGCTCTGCGTCAGCGCGTGCTGAACAACGAAATCATCCTGGTTACCTGTGGTTCTGCCTTTAAAAACAAAGGCGTGCAGGCAATGCTGGATGCGGTAGTTGATTATCTGCCATCGCCAGTTGACGTACCTGCGATCAACGGCATCCTGGATGACGGTAAAGATACTCCGGCTGAGCGTCACGCTAGCGATGAAGAGCCATTTGCTGCACTGGCCTTCAAAATTGCTACCGACCCATTCGTGGGCAACCTGACCTTCTTCCGCGTGTACTCCGGTATCGTTAACTCCGGTGACACCGTACTGAACTCCGTGAAGGCTGCGCGTGAGCGTCTGGGCCGTATCGTTCAGATGCACGCTAACAAGCGTGAAGAGATCAAAGAAGTTCGCGCAGGCGACATCGCTGCGGCTATCGGTCTGAAAGACGTGACTACCGGTGACACTCTGTGTGATCCAAACCACGTGATCATTCTGGAGCGCATGGAGTTCCCTGAGCCGGTAATCTCCGTTGCAGTTGAACCGAAAACCAAAGCTGACCAAGAAAAAATGGGTCTGGCTCTGGGCCGTCTGGCGAAAGAAGACCCATCATTCCGCGTATGGACTGACGAAGAATCAGGTCAGACTATCATCGCAGGTATGGGTGAACTTCACCTGGACATCCTGGTTGACCGCATGAAGCGTGAATTCAACGTAGAAGCTAACGTGGGTAAACCTCAGGTTGCTTACCGTGAAGCGATTCGCGCCAAAGTTACCGATATCGAAGGTAAACACGCCAAGCAGTCTGGTGGTCGTGGTCAGTATGGTCATGTTGTTATCGACATGTACCCACTGGAGCCGGGCTCAAATGCGAAAGGCTACGAGTTCGTCAATGACATCAAAGGTGGTGTGATTCCAACCGAATACATCCCTGCCATTGATAAAGGCCTGCAGGAGCAGATGAAGTCTGGTCCACTGGCGGGTTACCCGGTAGTTGATCTCGGTGTGCGTCTGCATTTCGGTTCTTTCCACGATGTTGACTCCTCCGAATTGGCGTTTAAACTGGCCGCGTCTATCGCCTTTAAAGATGGCTTTAAGAAAGCGAAACCTGTTTTGCTTGAGCCGATCATGAAGGTTGAAGTTGAAACGCCGGAAGAGAACACTGGTGACGTCATCGGTGACCTTAGCCGTCGTCGTGGTCAACTGAAAGGTCAGGAATCCAACGCTACCGGCGTTCAGATTCACGCTGAAGTTCCGTTGTCCGAGATGTTCGGTTACGCAACTCAACTGCGTTCTCTGACCAAAGGCCGTGCTTCTTACTCCATGGAGTTCCTGAAGTACGATGATGCGCCGAACAACGTCGCTCAGGCCGTTATTGAAGCCCGTGGCAAATAAGCTTTCGGGTTTAACACATTGATCAGTGCTCTCTCCATGAGGGGGGAGCATAAGAGTAAGGAATATAGCCGTGTCTAAAGAAAAATTTGAACGTTCCAAACCGCACGTTAACGTTGGTACTATCGGCCACGTTGACCACGGTAAAACTACCCTGACTGCAGCGATCACCACCGTTCTGGCTAAAACCTACGGCGGTTCTGCACGCGCTTTCGACCAGATCGATAACGCGCCAGAAGAAAAAGCTCGTGGTATCACCATCAACACTTCTCACGTTGAGTATGACACCCCGACTCGCCACTACGCGCACGTTGACTGCCCAGGGCACGCCGACTACGTGAAAAACATGATCACCGGTGCTGCTCAGATGGACGGCGCTATCCTGGTTGTTGCTGCGACTGACGGCCCAATGCCTCAGACCCGTGAGCACATCCTGCTGGGTCGTCAGGTTGGCGTTCCTTTCATCATCGTATTCATGAACAAATGCGACATGGTTGATGATGAAGAGCTGCTGGAACTGGTAGAAATGGAAGTTCGTGAACTTCTGTCTGCTTACGACTTCCCTGGTGATGACCTGCCGGTAGTTCGCGGTTCTGCGCTGAAAGCGCTGGAAGGCGAAGCCGAGTGGGAAGCTAAAATCATCGAGCTGGCTGGCTTCCTGGATACTTACATCCCAGAACCAGAGCGCGCTATCGACAAGCCGTTCCTGCTGCCAATCGAAGACGTATTCTCCATCTCCGGTCGTGGTACCGTTGTTACCGGTCGTGTTGAGCGCGGTATCATCAAAGTTGGCGAAGAAGTTGAAATCG is drawn from Serratia entomophila and contains these coding sequences:
- the tusC gene encoding sulfurtransferase complex subunit TusC, whose amino-acid sequence is MKRVAFVFTHGPHGSASGREGLDALLATSALSEALGVFFIGDGVLQLLPGQQPEKILARNYIATFGVLPLYDVEQCYLCQASLQERGLSQVTGWVLDAEVLAPDELRNMLASYDAVMTF
- the tusB gene encoding sulfurtransferase complex subunit TusB — its product is MLYTLSHSPTQCDLPALLRLTAAGDDLLLLQDGVLAGLAGSAHLELLLGAPISLYALQDDLEARGLSGHFSHRITVIGYNHFVELTEKHRSQMAW
- the rpsL gene encoding 30S ribosomal protein S12, with translation MATINQLVRKPRSVKAAKSNVPALEACPQKRGVCTRVYTTTPKKPNSALRKVCRVRLTNGFEVTSYIGGEGHNLQEHSVILIRGGRVKDLPGVRYHTVRGALDCSGVKDRKQARSKYGVKKPKA
- the rpsG gene encoding 30S ribosomal protein S7, translated to MPRRRVIGQRKILPDPKFGSELLAKFVNILMVDGKKSTAEAIVYTALETLAQRSGKEHLEAFEVALDNVRPTVEVKSRRVGGSTYQVPVEVRPVRRNALAMRWIVDAARKRGDKSMALRLANELSDAAENKGSAVKKREDVHRMAEANKAFAHYRW
- the fusA gene encoding elongation factor G; the encoded protein is MARTTPIERYRNIGISAHIDAGKTTTTERILFYTGVNHKIGEVHDGAATMDWMEQEQERGITITSAATTAFWSGMAKQFEPHRVNIIDTPGHVDFTIEVERSMRVLDGAVMVYCAVGGVQPQSETVWRQANKYKVPRIAFVNKMDRMGANFLKVVGQIKSRLGANPVPLQLAIGAEEKFTGVIDLVKMKAINWNEDDAGVTFEYEEIPADMQELAAEWHQNLVESAAEASDELMDKYLGGEELTEEEIKTALRQRVLNNEIILVTCGSAFKNKGVQAMLDAVVDYLPSPVDVPAINGILDDGKDTPAERHASDEEPFAALAFKIATDPFVGNLTFFRVYSGIVNSGDTVLNSVKAARERLGRIVQMHANKREEIKEVRAGDIAAAIGLKDVTTGDTLCDPNHVIILERMEFPEPVISVAVEPKTKADQEKMGLALGRLAKEDPSFRVWTDEESGQTIIAGMGELHLDILVDRMKREFNVEANVGKPQVAYREAIRAKVTDIEGKHAKQSGGRGQYGHVVIDMYPLEPGSNAKGYEFVNDIKGGVIPTEYIPAIDKGLQEQMKSGPLAGYPVVDLGVRLHFGSFHDVDSSELAFKLAASIAFKDGFKKAKPVLLEPIMKVEVETPEENTGDVIGDLSRRRGQLKGQESNATGVQIHAEVPLSEMFGYATQLRSLTKGRASYSMEFLKYDDAPNNVAQAVIEARGK
- the tuf gene encoding elongation factor Tu; translation: MSKEKFERSKPHVNVGTIGHVDHGKTTLTAAITTVLAKTYGGSARAFDQIDNAPEEKARGITINTSHVEYDTPTRHYAHVDCPGHADYVKNMITGAAQMDGAILVVAATDGPMPQTREHILLGRQVGVPFIIVFMNKCDMVDDEELLELVEMEVRELLSAYDFPGDDLPVVRGSALKALEGEAEWEAKIIELAGFLDTYIPEPERAIDKPFLLPIEDVFSISGRGTVVTGRVERGIIKVGEEVEIVGIKDTVKSTCTGVEMFRKLLDEGRAGENVGVLLRGIKREDIERGQVLAKPGSIKPHTKFDSEVYILSKEEGGRHTPFFKGYRPQFYFRTTDVTGTIELPEGVEMVMPGDNVNMVVTLIHPIAMDDGLRFAIREGGRTVGAGVVAKVIA